From Novosphingobium resinovorum, the proteins below share one genomic window:
- the gcvT gene encoding glycine cleavage system aminomethyltransferase GcvT encodes MSEYPVTDEDGLEPIEILTLPLDAWHRGKGGRMVEFAGYHMPVQYEGIMAEHLWTRENAGLFDVSHMGQVYVSSDDGITPAVEAALEAALPIDLATLKIGAPRYSLLLDEEGGILDDLMVTRWKTGFYLVVNGATKWDDIGTLRELLPDDVTINHLEDNALLALQGPKAFAALERHAKSEYPLSALTFMKGGQFTLGGVDAWISRSGYTGEDGFEIAIPGESAAMVADLLCGEPEVKPIGLGARDSLRLEAGLPLYGHDLSPETSVIDADLKFAVNKRRRTEGGFPGSDRVLKDFAEGTARKRIGLVIEGRMAAREGAKVFSGDQEVGIVTSGGFSPSLQQPIAMAYVDTALTAEGTALTIEMRGKQLPAKVAAMPFVPHRYHR; translated from the coding sequence TTGAGCGAATACCCAGTTACCGATGAAGACGGCCTCGAGCCGATCGAGATCCTGACCCTGCCGCTCGATGCCTGGCATCGCGGGAAGGGCGGCCGCATGGTCGAGTTCGCCGGCTACCACATGCCCGTCCAGTACGAGGGCATCATGGCCGAGCACCTCTGGACCCGCGAGAACGCCGGCCTGTTCGACGTCAGCCACATGGGGCAGGTCTACGTCTCTTCGGACGACGGCATCACCCCCGCCGTGGAGGCCGCGCTCGAAGCCGCGCTGCCGATTGACCTCGCCACGCTGAAGATCGGCGCGCCGCGCTACTCGCTGTTGCTGGACGAAGAAGGCGGCATCCTCGACGATCTCATGGTCACGCGCTGGAAGACGGGCTTCTACCTCGTCGTCAACGGCGCCACCAAGTGGGACGACATCGGCACCTTGCGCGAACTGCTGCCCGATGACGTGACCATCAACCATCTGGAAGACAACGCGCTGCTCGCGTTGCAGGGGCCCAAGGCCTTCGCCGCGCTTGAGCGTCATGCCAAGAGCGAATATCCGCTCTCTGCGCTGACCTTCATGAAGGGCGGGCAGTTCACGCTCGGCGGCGTCGATGCCTGGATCAGCCGTTCGGGCTATACCGGCGAGGACGGTTTCGAGATCGCCATCCCCGGCGAATCTGCCGCCATGGTCGCCGACCTGCTCTGCGGTGAGCCCGAGGTGAAGCCGATCGGTCTCGGTGCGCGCGACAGCCTGCGTCTGGAAGCGGGCCTGCCACTTTACGGCCATGACCTTTCGCCCGAGACCAGCGTGATCGACGCCGACCTCAAGTTCGCCGTCAACAAGCGCCGCCGCACCGAAGGCGGCTTCCCCGGTTCGGACCGCGTGCTGAAGGACTTCGCCGAGGGCACCGCGCGCAAGCGCATCGGTCTTGTCATCGAAGGCCGTATGGCTGCCCGTGAAGGCGCCAAGGTTTTCTCCGGTGATCAGGAAGTTGGCATTGTCACTTCAGGTGGTTTCTCGCCATCGCTGCAGCAGCCGATCGCCATGGCTTACGTCGATACCGCCCTCACTGCCGAGGGCACCGCGCTTACCATCGAGATGCGGGGCAAGCAGCTGCCGGCCAAGGTCGCGGCGATGCCCTTCGTCCCCCACCGCTATCACCGCTGA
- a CDS encoding entericidin A/B family lipoprotein, protein MVKKLVLALVAGGIVFSAAACNTVKGAGRDVESVGKAGEDAIK, encoded by the coding sequence ATGGTCAAGAAGCTCGTACTCGCCCTCGTCGCGGGCGGCATCGTTTTCTCCGCCGCCGCTTGCAACACCGTCAAGGGTGCAGGCCGCGACGTGGAGTCGGTCGGCAAGGCCGGCGAAGACGCCATCAAGTAA
- a CDS encoding entericidin A/B family lipoprotein produces MTSKILATIILGGVLFTATACNTVKGLGRDIESVGQAGSNAIN; encoded by the coding sequence ATGACCAGCAAGATTCTCGCCACCATCATCCTTGGCGGCGTACTTTTCACCGCCACCGCCTGCAACACCGTCAAGGGCCTGGGCCGCGACATCGAGTCGGTCGGTCAGGCGGGATCGAACGCCATAAACTGA
- the gcvPB gene encoding aminomethyl-transferring glycine dehydrogenase subunit GcvPB: MNAPNASGWRPSMGGAGEAKFATSSGDYGLMLEEALSFELGSADKCGVDIDEPSRAPVAGLSKFLRKSAPALPGLTEPETVRHYTRLSRQNYAIDLGPFPLGSCTMKHNPRLNEKMARLPGFADVHPMQPQTTVQGALEVIEQLADWLITLTGMASVAMSPKAGAHGELCGLLCIRAALDARGEARDVVLVPESAHGTNPATAAFAGFKVESIPATPAGRVDVAALKAKLGPNVAGVMITNPNTCGLFEPDMREIADAVHAAGGYVYCDGANFNAIVGKVRPGDLGVDAMHINLHKTFSTPHGGGGPGAGPVVLSEALAPFAPLPFVTRGADGSIHLVEEENAAEGHAQAFGRMVAFHGQMGMFTRALTYILSHGADGLRTVAEDAVLNANYVLRSCEDLLPAPFADSGPCMHEALFSDAGLAEGFSTLDIAKGLIDEGFHPMTVYFPLVVKGAMLVEPTETESKAGLDRFIASLRSLAERAKAGDESLHSAPHFAPRRRLDETLAARKPVLVWQGEPGVPGTPSLSEIGGS; the protein is encoded by the coding sequence ATGAACGCCCCCAACGCATCCGGCTGGCGCCCGTCCATGGGTGGAGCCGGCGAAGCAAAGTTCGCAACCTCGTCAGGCGATTACGGCCTGATGCTCGAAGAAGCTCTGAGCTTCGAGCTGGGCAGCGCCGACAAGTGCGGCGTCGATATCGACGAGCCGAGCCGTGCTCCCGTTGCGGGCCTGAGCAAGTTCCTGCGCAAGTCCGCGCCCGCGCTGCCGGGCCTGACCGAGCCGGAGACCGTGCGCCACTACACCCGCCTGTCGCGCCAGAACTACGCGATCGACCTTGGGCCGTTCCCGCTCGGTTCGTGCACGATGAAGCACAACCCGCGCCTGAACGAGAAGATGGCCCGCCTGCCGGGCTTCGCCGACGTTCACCCGATGCAGCCGCAGACGACGGTGCAGGGCGCCCTCGAAGTCATCGAGCAGCTGGCCGACTGGCTCATCACGCTGACCGGCATGGCCTCGGTGGCGATGAGCCCCAAGGCGGGCGCGCATGGCGAACTGTGCGGGTTGCTCTGCATCCGTGCCGCTTTGGACGCGCGCGGCGAGGCGCGTGACGTCGTGCTGGTGCCCGAGAGCGCCCACGGCACCAACCCCGCCACCGCCGCCTTCGCGGGGTTCAAGGTGGAATCGATCCCCGCGACCCCGGCGGGCCGCGTGGACGTGGCGGCGCTCAAGGCCAAGCTTGGCCCCAACGTCGCGGGCGTGATGATCACCAACCCCAACACCTGCGGCCTGTTCGAGCCCGACATGCGCGAGATCGCCGATGCGGTCCATGCGGCAGGCGGCTATGTCTATTGCGACGGTGCGAACTTCAACGCCATCGTCGGCAAGGTGCGCCCGGGTGACCTCGGCGTCGATGCCATGCACATCAACCTGCACAAGACCTTCTCCACCCCGCATGGCGGCGGTGGTCCGGGTGCCGGGCCGGTGGTGCTGTCCGAAGCGCTGGCGCCCTTCGCGCCGCTGCCCTTCGTGACGCGCGGAGCAGATGGCTCGATCCACCTCGTCGAGGAGGAGAACGCCGCCGAGGGCCACGCGCAGGCGTTCGGCCGCATGGTCGCCTTCCACGGCCAGATGGGCATGTTCACCCGCGCGCTGACCTACATCCTCAGCCACGGCGCGGACGGTCTGCGCACGGTGGCCGAGGACGCGGTGCTCAACGCCAACTATGTGCTGCGTTCGTGCGAGGATCTGCTGCCTGCGCCCTTCGCGGACAGCGGCCCGTGCATGCACGAGGCGCTGTTCAGCGACGCCGGGCTGGCCGAGGGCTTCTCGACGCTCGACATCGCCAAGGGCCTGATCGACGAGGGCTTCCACCCGATGACGGTCTACTTCCCGCTGGTGGTCAAGGGCGCGATGCTGGTCGAGCCGACCGAGACCGAGAGCAAGGCGGGCCTCGATCGCTTCATCGCCTCGCTGCGCAGCCTCGCCGAGCGAGCAAAGGCGGGCGACGAAAGCCTGCACTCCGCACCGCACTTCGCGCCGCGCAGGCGGCTTGACGAAACGCTCGCCGCGCGCAAGCCTGTGCTCGTATGGCAGGGTGAACCCGGTGTTCCCGGCACGCCCTCGCTGAGTGAAATCGGAGGAAGCTGA
- the gcvPA gene encoding aminomethyl-transferring glycine dehydrogenase subunit GcvPA — translation MRYLPLTPADRASMLETIGAATVDDLFIDVPAEARLAGPIEGLPAHASEMAVERHMSALAAKNLSAGSAPFFLGAGAYRHHVPASVDHLIQRGEFLTAYTPYQPEIAQGTLQVLFEFQTQVARLFGTDIANASMYDGSTACWEAILMAARITRKGRSVLSGGLHPHYGEVVRTMAKFTKDDIVSLAPELTADPDDAAVIAAIDATTSCVVVQYPDVMGRIPDLAAISEAAHAVGALVIAVVTEPVALGLIEAPGTLGADIVVGEGQSLGVGLQFGGPYLGLFGCREKFVRQMPGRLCGQTVDAEGKRGFVLTLSTREQHIRREKATSNICTNSGLCALAFSIHLTLLGGEGLARLAAVNHARAQQTFERLAKVPGVTILNTAYFNEATVILPRDAREVVRELADRQVLGGVSLGRLFPVADGLHNGLLVAATETTTDEDIEAFATALEAVLAGASA, via the coding sequence ATGCGCTACCTTCCCCTGACCCCGGCCGACCGCGCCTCCATGCTGGAGACCATCGGCGCCGCCACGGTCGATGACCTGTTCATCGACGTGCCCGCCGAGGCCCGGCTTGCCGGTCCCATCGAGGGCCTGCCCGCTCACGCCAGCGAAATGGCCGTCGAGCGCCACATGTCCGCGCTCGCCGCGAAGAACCTGAGCGCGGGTTCCGCGCCGTTCTTCCTCGGCGCCGGTGCCTATCGCCATCACGTTCCGGCCTCGGTCGATCACCTGATCCAGCGCGGCGAGTTCCTGACCGCCTACACGCCCTACCAGCCGGAAATCGCGCAAGGCACGCTGCAGGTGCTGTTCGAGTTCCAGACGCAGGTGGCGCGCCTGTTCGGCACCGACATCGCCAATGCCTCGATGTACGACGGCTCGACCGCGTGCTGGGAAGCGATCCTGATGGCCGCGCGCATCACCCGCAAGGGTCGCAGCGTCCTGTCGGGCGGCCTGCACCCGCATTACGGCGAAGTCGTGCGCACCATGGCGAAGTTCACCAAGGACGACATTGTCAGCCTCGCTCCCGAACTGACTGCCGATCCCGATGACGCCGCCGTGATCGCGGCGATCGACGCGACGACCTCGTGCGTCGTCGTCCAGTACCCCGACGTCATGGGGCGCATCCCCGATCTCGCGGCGATTTCCGAGGCCGCGCATGCCGTGGGCGCACTGGTCATCGCCGTCGTCACCGAGCCGGTGGCGCTCGGCCTGATCGAAGCACCGGGTACGCTGGGTGCCGACATCGTCGTGGGTGAGGGGCAGTCGCTGGGCGTCGGCCTCCAGTTCGGCGGTCCCTACCTCGGCCTTTTCGGATGCCGCGAGAAGTTCGTGCGCCAAATGCCGGGACGCCTTTGCGGCCAGACCGTCGACGCCGAGGGCAAGCGCGGCTTCGTGCTGACGCTCTCGACCCGCGAGCAGCATATTCGCCGCGAGAAGGCGACGAGCAATATCTGTACTAATTCAGGGCTTTGCGCGCTGGCCTTCAGTATTCATCTGACCCTGCTGGGCGGTGAGGGCCTGGCCCGTCTCGCCGCTGTGAATCACGCCCGCGCGCAGCAGACCTTCGAGCGTCTTGCCAAGGTTCCGGGCGTCACGATCCTCAACACCGCCTACTTCAATGAGGCGACGGTGATCCTGCCGCGCGATGCGCGCGAAGTGGTGCGCGAACTGGCCGACCGTCAGGTGCTCGGCGGCGTGTCGCTGGGTCGCCTGTTCCCGGTGGCCGATGGCCTCCACAACGGGCTCCTGGTCGCCGCGACCGAAACCACCACCGACGAAGACATCGAGGCTTTCGCCACCGCGCTGGAAGCCGTTCTTGCAGGAGCGAGCGCATGA
- the gcvH gene encoding glycine cleavage system protein GcvH, with amino-acid sequence MTRYFSEDHEWIEVEGDLGTVGITDYAQGQLGDITFVEVPAEGASVSKGDSVSVVDSVKAASDVYTPVSGTIAAVNEALVDQPELVNTEAETGGWLFRVTLSDAAELGTLMDEAAYKSYVDSL; translated from the coding sequence ATGACCCGCTATTTCTCCGAAGACCATGAGTGGATCGAAGTCGAAGGTGACCTCGGCACCGTCGGCATCACCGACTACGCCCAGGGCCAGCTCGGCGACATCACCTTCGTCGAAGTTCCCGCCGAAGGCGCCAGCGTCAGCAAGGGCGATTCCGTGTCGGTGGTCGATTCGGTGAAGGCCGCGTCTGACGTCTACACCCCGGTTTCCGGCACGATCGCCGCCGTCAACGAAGCGCTGGTCGATCAGCCCGAACTGGTGAACACCGAAGCCGAAACCGGCGGCTGGCTGTTCCGCGTGACCCTCTCCGACGCCGCCGAACTCGGCACGCTGATGGATGAGGCCGCGTACAAGAGCTACGTCGACAGCCTCTGA
- a CDS encoding CpaF family protein, with the protein MTAFGRRNGIGGMGQGARPAFGVAKPLKSGGDVVAAIPGSAPVPGDQFPSISGDSLAPSRDDAMSRLADRANAVHAESEQNGFEASIHKIKEQVLPRLLERVDPEAAATLTKDELSEEFRPIIMEVLAELKITFNRREQFALEKVLIDELLGFGPLEELLNDPDISDIMVNGPNQTYIEKKGKLQLAPTKFRDEQHLFQIAQRIVNQVGRRVDQTTPLADARLKDGSRVNVIVPPLSLRGTAISIRKFSEKPITIDMLQGFGSMSEKMATALKIAGACRMNVVISGGTGSGKTTMLNALSKMIDPGERVLTIEDAAELRLQQPHWLPLETRPPNLEGQGAITIGDLVKNALRMRPDRIILGEIRGAECFDLLAAMNTGHDGSMCTLHANSPRECLGRMENMILMGDIKIPKEAISRQIAESVDLIVQVKRLRDGSRRTTNITEVIGMEGDVIVTQELFKFEYLDETDDGKIIGEFRPSGLRPYTLEKARQFGFDQAYLEACL; encoded by the coding sequence ATGACGGCATTCGGTCGGCGCAACGGCATCGGTGGTATGGGTCAGGGCGCGCGCCCTGCTTTCGGCGTGGCGAAGCCGCTCAAGAGCGGAGGCGATGTCGTCGCCGCCATTCCGGGTTCGGCGCCCGTTCCCGGCGACCAGTTTCCCTCCATCTCGGGCGACTCGCTTGCCCCGTCGCGCGACGATGCCATGTCGCGGCTCGCCGATCGCGCCAACGCGGTCCATGCCGAGTCCGAGCAGAACGGCTTCGAAGCCTCGATCCACAAGATCAAAGAGCAGGTTCTGCCGCGCCTGCTGGAGCGCGTCGATCCCGAAGCCGCCGCGACGCTGACCAAGGATGAGCTGTCGGAGGAATTCCGTCCGATCATCATGGAGGTCCTCGCCGAGTTGAAGATCACCTTCAACCGCCGCGAACAGTTCGCGCTGGAAAAGGTGCTGATCGACGAACTGCTCGGCTTCGGGCCGCTGGAGGAACTGCTCAACGACCCGGATATCTCCGATATCATGGTCAACGGCCCGAACCAGACCTACATCGAAAAGAAGGGCAAGCTGCAGCTCGCACCGACCAAGTTCCGCGACGAGCAGCACTTGTTCCAGATCGCCCAGCGCATCGTCAACCAAGTCGGCCGCCGTGTCGACCAGACCACGCCGCTGGCCGACGCCCGCCTCAAGGACGGCAGCCGCGTCAACGTGATCGTCCCGCCGCTGTCGCTGCGCGGAACTGCCATCTCGATCCGTAAGTTCTCCGAGAAGCCGATCACCATCGACATGCTCCAGGGCTTCGGCTCGATGAGCGAGAAGATGGCGACCGCGCTCAAGATCGCCGGGGCCTGCCGCATGAACGTGGTGATCTCGGGCGGTACGGGTTCGGGCAAGACGACGATGCTCAACGCCCTGTCCAAGATGATCGACCCGGGCGAGCGCGTGCTGACGATCGAGGACGCGGCCGAACTTCGCCTGCAGCAGCCCCACTGGTTGCCGCTGGAAACCCGTCCGCCGAACCTCGAAGGCCAGGGCGCGATCACCATCGGCGACCTCGTCAAGAACGCCCTGCGTATGCGTCCTGACCGCATCATCCTCGGCGAAATCCGCGGCGCCGAGTGCTTCGACCTGCTCGCCGCCATGAACACAGGCCACGACGGTTCGATGTGCACGCTCCACGCCAACAGCCCGCGCGAATGCCTGGGCCGTATGGAGAACATGATCCTGATGGGCGACATCAAGATCCCCAAGGAAGCCATCAGCCGCCAGATCGCCGAGTCCGTCGACCTCATCGTGCAGGTGAAGCGCCTGCGCGACGGCTCGCGCCGCACCACCAACATCACCGAGGTGATCGGCATGGAAGGCGACGTCATCGTCACCCAGGAACTGTTCAAGTTCGAGTATCTGGACGAGACCGACGACGGCAAGATCATCGGCGAATTCCGCCCCTCGGGCCTGCGCCCCTACACGCTGGAGAAGGCCCGCCAGTTCGGCTTCGACCAGGCCTATCTCGAAGCCTGTCTGTAA
- a CDS encoding NAD(P)H-binding protein: MTQGGTRICLVGATGLVGSAVMAEAVGREDVRIVGVGRREAVLPPGARMEMLVGEPIDWPGLIRAAQADVLVCALGTTIKAAGSQEQFRAVDHDLVRFTAEAGIAAGIGHMILVSSVEADRASRNFYLSVKGETEEALGRLGFQRLDVLRPSLLRGTREEARPLEGAWQAFAPLADHLTLHGKLRRFRSIRARDVARAILTLGLERARGCFVHEHDALKRAASSARIEAGAAAGERPNSHGALPTELA, translated from the coding sequence GTGACGCAGGGGGGGACGCGCATCTGCCTGGTCGGCGCGACCGGGCTGGTTGGTTCTGCCGTGATGGCCGAGGCGGTCGGACGCGAGGACGTGCGGATCGTCGGTGTCGGGCGGCGCGAGGCGGTGCTGCCGCCGGGCGCGCGCATGGAGATGCTGGTGGGCGAGCCGATCGACTGGCCCGGGCTTATCCGTGCGGCGCAGGCCGACGTGCTGGTCTGTGCGCTGGGCACCACGATCAAGGCGGCGGGCAGTCAGGAGCAGTTTCGGGCAGTCGATCACGATCTGGTGCGTTTCACCGCAGAGGCGGGAATCGCGGCGGGGATCGGGCATATGATCCTCGTCTCCTCGGTCGAGGCGGACCGGGCCAGCCGCAACTTCTACCTTTCGGTGAAGGGCGAGACGGAGGAGGCGCTGGGGCGGCTCGGCTTCCAGCGGCTCGACGTGCTGCGGCCCAGCCTGCTGCGCGGCACGCGCGAGGAAGCGCGGCCGCTGGAAGGCGCGTGGCAGGCTTTCGCACCGCTGGCGGATCACCTCACGCTGCATGGGAAGCTGCGCCGCTTCCGCTCGATCCGCGCGCGCGACGTGGCCCGGGCGATCCTGACGCTAGGTTTGGAGCGGGCGCGAGGGTGCTTCGTACACGAGCATGACGCGTTGAAGCGGGCGGCCTCTTCGGCCCGGATTGAAGCCGGGGCCGCTGCCGGAGAACGGCCCAACTCACATGGCGCGTTGCCGACGGAGTTGGCCTGA
- the ilvC gene encoding ketol-acid reductoisomerase, with the protein MKVYYDADCDINLIAEKNIAILGYGSQGHAHAQNLRDSGVKNVAIALRDGSATAKKAEAAGFKVMSNKDAAAWADVIMILAPDEHQAAIYAADIHENLKPGAALAFAHGLNVHFGLIEPRTDIDVFLIAPKGPGHTVRSEYQRGGGVPCLIAIHQDTTGNAQDIALAYASGVGGGRSGIIETNFREECETDLFGEQAVLCGGATALVQAGFETLVEAGYAPEMAYFECLHELKLIVDLMYEGGIANMRYSISNTAEYGDIKTGPRIITEETKKEMKRVLEDIQSGRFVKDFVLDNRAGQPELKASRLAAKRHPIEETGAKLRAMMPWIGANALVDKTKN; encoded by the coding sequence ATGAAGGTCTATTACGACGCCGATTGCGACATCAACCTGATCGCCGAGAAGAACATCGCGATCCTGGGTTACGGCAGCCAGGGCCATGCCCATGCCCAGAACCTGCGTGATTCGGGCGTCAAGAACGTCGCCATCGCCCTGCGTGACGGTTCGGCAACCGCCAAGAAGGCCGAAGCCGCCGGCTTCAAGGTCATGTCGAACAAGGACGCCGCCGCATGGGCCGACGTCATCATGATCCTCGCTCCCGACGAGCATCAGGCCGCCATCTACGCCGCCGACATCCATGAGAACCTGAAGCCCGGCGCCGCGCTCGCCTTCGCGCACGGCCTCAACGTCCACTTCGGCCTGATCGAGCCGCGCACCGACATCGACGTGTTCCTGATCGCGCCCAAGGGCCCGGGCCACACCGTGCGCAGCGAATACCAGCGCGGCGGCGGCGTGCCCTGCCTCATCGCGATCCACCAGGACACCACCGGCAACGCGCAGGACATCGCCCTCGCCTATGCTTCGGGCGTCGGCGGCGGCCGTTCGGGCATCATCGAGACCAACTTCCGCGAGGAATGCGAAACCGACCTGTTCGGTGAGCAGGCCGTGCTCTGCGGCGGCGCAACCGCGCTGGTCCAGGCCGGCTTCGAGACGCTGGTGGAAGCCGGCTACGCTCCCGAGATGGCCTACTTCGAGTGCCTCCACGAACTGAAGCTGATCGTCGACCTGATGTATGAAGGCGGCATCGCCAACATGCGCTACTCGATCTCGAACACCGCCGAATACGGCGACATCAAGACCGGTCCGCGCATCATCACCGAAGAGACCAAGAAGGAAATGAAGCGCGTTCTGGAAGACATCCAGTCGGGCCGCTTCGTGAAGGACTTCGTGCTCGACAACCGCGCCGGCCAGCCCGAGCTGAAGGCTTCGCGCCTTGCCGCCAAGCGTCACCCGATCGAGGAAACCGGCGCCAAGCTGCGCGCCATGATGCCCTGGATCGGCGCCAACGCCCTGGTCGACAAGACCAAGAACTAA
- a CDS encoding HNH endonuclease, which translates to MDDDDRTCWLCARPLGCKVEWHHPVPKSRGGRETVPLHPICHRTIHAALGNAQLARMKPESAELLKVEEIARFVRWVAGKPPDFHAPTRRKR; encoded by the coding sequence GTGGACGATGACGATCGCACCTGCTGGCTGTGCGCACGGCCGCTGGGGTGCAAGGTGGAATGGCATCACCCGGTGCCCAAGAGCCGGGGAGGGCGCGAGACGGTGCCGCTTCATCCGATCTGTCACCGGACGATCCATGCAGCGCTGGGCAATGCGCAACTGGCGCGGATGAAGCCGGAAAGCGCGGAGCTTCTGAAGGTGGAGGAAATCGCGCGGTTCGTGCGCTGGGTGGCGGGAAAGCCGCCGGATTTTCATGCGCCGACGCGGCGGAAGCGATGA
- a CDS encoding DMT family transporter: protein MLAIALRLAAMVMLSTMFMLVKLAGEAGVSLPELVFWRQAMAVPIILGWLAATGNLGLLRTRRMSSHAMRATSGTAGLCCNIGAATLLPLPVGTTLGFTTPLFAVIITALVLREKVGPWRWTAVLLGFVGVLVIAQPGGAPVPALGLAAGLGAGLIVAVVSFQIRDLSRTEAPIACVFWFAFYGSLFAAILLPLYGTAHGTYEWLLLVAIGLAGTLAQFLITSALRLGQVATVVVMDYTALIWATLYGWTIWGHVPSAAMWLGAPIIVAAGLIITSREHFLARRVSPTSAIDESVTEEAAQGT from the coding sequence ATGCTGGCCATCGCCCTGCGCCTTGCCGCGATGGTAATGCTCTCGACGATGTTCATGCTGGTGAAGCTGGCGGGCGAAGCGGGCGTGTCGCTGCCCGAACTGGTGTTCTGGCGACAGGCGATGGCGGTGCCGATCATCCTCGGCTGGCTGGCGGCGACCGGCAATCTCGGCCTCCTGCGCACCCGCCGCATGAGCAGCCACGCCATGCGCGCGACGAGCGGCACCGCCGGTCTGTGCTGCAACATCGGCGCCGCTACGCTGCTGCCCTTGCCGGTCGGCACGACGCTCGGGTTCACGACGCCGCTGTTCGCTGTGATCATAACCGCGCTGGTCCTTCGCGAAAAGGTCGGCCCGTGGCGCTGGACGGCGGTGCTGCTGGGCTTCGTCGGCGTTCTGGTCATCGCACAGCCCGGCGGTGCGCCCGTCCCCGCGCTCGGACTGGCGGCGGGGCTTGGTGCGGGATTGATCGTCGCCGTGGTCAGCTTCCAGATCCGCGATCTCTCGCGCACCGAGGCACCGATCGCCTGCGTCTTCTGGTTCGCCTTCTACGGCTCGCTGTTCGCGGCGATCCTGCTGCCGCTCTATGGCACGGCGCACGGGACTTACGAATGGCTGCTGCTCGTTGCAATCGGGCTTGCGGGGACACTGGCGCAGTTCCTCATCACCTCGGCCCTGCGCCTGGGACAAGTCGCGACGGTGGTGGTGATGGACTACACCGCGCTGATCTGGGCTACACTCTACGGCTGGACGATCTGGGGACATGTGCCCTCGGCGGCGATGTGGCTGGGCGCGCCGATCATCGTCGCGGCTGGCCTGATCATCACCTCGCGCGAGCATTTCCTCGCACGGCGTGTCTCGCCCACCTCAGCCATCGACGAAAGCGTTACGGAAGAGGCTGCTCAGGGAACCTGA
- a CDS encoding YceI family protein: MNRYLASALAAASLVVAAPIVAQQADTNAAAVQAGNYALDSAHTLVRFTVDHFGISEFFGTLPGASGTLSLDPKNLASAKLDVSVPVASVSTTNKTLDEELVGAEWFDAAQYPTMRFVSTKVVKTGASTADVTGNLTLHGVTKPVTLKASFKAANVNPMKKVYTLGFNAVGTIKRTEFGVTKYAPLVSDETQIAITAAFEKQ; the protein is encoded by the coding sequence ATGAACCGCTATCTTGCATCGGCTCTGGCCGCTGCGTCTCTCGTCGTTGCCGCCCCGATCGTGGCGCAGCAGGCCGATACCAATGCCGCTGCCGTGCAGGCGGGCAACTATGCGCTCGACAGTGCGCACACGCTGGTGCGCTTCACCGTCGATCACTTCGGCATTAGCGAGTTCTTCGGCACCCTGCCGGGCGCGTCAGGTACGCTGTCGCTTGATCCGAAGAACCTGGCCTCGGCGAAGCTGGATGTTTCGGTTCCGGTGGCTTCCGTCTCCACCACCAACAAGACGCTCGATGAGGAACTGGTCGGTGCCGAATGGTTCGACGCCGCCCAGTACCCGACGATGCGCTTCGTCTCGACCAAAGTGGTGAAGACCGGCGCCAGCACCGCCGACGTCACCGGCAATCTGACCCTGCACGGCGTGACCAAGCCGGTGACGCTCAAGGCGAGCTTCAAGGCGGCCAACGTCAATCCGATGAAGAAGGTCTATACGCTCGGCTTCAATGCCGTGGGCACGATCAAGCGCACCGAGTTCGGCGTCACCAAGTACGCGCCGCTGGTCAGTGACGAGACGCAGATCGCCATCACCGCAGCTTTCGAGAAGCAGTAA